In one window of Pseudorasbora parva isolate DD20220531a chromosome 7, ASM2467924v1, whole genome shotgun sequence DNA:
- the tpbg1a gene encoding trophoblast glycoprotein-like produces MLRTVRVRVWMMPPAVSLTLVCAMLCVSTCVPLCPPRCECSGSQHMVRCASAALFRIPAAIPSDTSSLIITGNTIHRLDHSAFNGLQNVTHLNLSNNGILEVGPHAFSSLHMLRSLILNNNQLVLIHPEAFSVPGSPLQELSLRSSLYNYTSLTDLITALRWGELTNLLRLDLSGNSLVLLPPGMFAPLPNLQHLHLNNNSLVAIYNSTFSGIDQLLELDLTRNAFRTFSDEGLNELERLGRVHLLLGQNPYVCTCEAQEFANWLNSSKVRVGDADRLSCEFPAALRDVSLRVLSAQVLGCYGKPHEEIAELSLNTSYVFLGLVLGFVGMVFLFVVYLNRKDIKKWITDLHEACRDVLEGYHYRYEIDSDPRLGHVSNIQQGRPRMDPHLGHIPADARITQMPSDVTL; encoded by the exons ATGCTCCGGActgtgagagtgagagtttgGATGATGCCGCCGGCTGTGTCGCTGACGCTCGTCTGCGCGATGTTGTGCGTCTCCACATGCGTTCCGTTGTGTCCGCCGCGCTGCGAGTGTTCTGGAAGTCAACATATGGTGCGCTGCGCGTCTGCCGCGCTGTTCCGTATCCCCGCCGCGATCCCGAGCGACACGAGCAGCCTGATCATCACTGGAAACACGATTCACAGACTCGACCACAGCGCGTTCAACGGACTGCAGAACGTCACACACCTGAACCTCAGCAATAATGG CATTTTGGAGGTTGGACCGCATGCATTCTCCTCTCTGCACATGCTGCGTTCTCTAATCCTGAACAACAACCAGCTGGTGCTCATCCATCCAGAGGCGTTCTCTGTGCCTGGAAGCCCCCTGCAGGAGCTCAGCCTCCGCTCGTCTCTCTACAACTACACATCTCTGACCGACCTAATCACTGCCCTGCGCTGGGGTGAGCTCACGAATCTTCTACGCCTTGACCTGTCGGGCAACAGCCTTGTCCTCTTACCCCCGGGCATGTTCGCTCCTCTGCCAAACCTGCAGCATCTCCATCTGAACAACAACTCTCTGGTGGCCATCTACAACAGCACTTTCTCTGGTATTGACCAGCTTTTGGAGCTGGACTTGACCAGAAATGCGTTTAGAACTTTCAGCGACGAAGGTCTTAACGAGTTGGAGCGGCTCGGTCGGGTCCATCTGCTGTTGGGTCAGAATCCTTACGTGTGCACATGTGAAGCGCAAGAGTTTGCAAACTGGCTAAACAGTTCAAAGGTCAGGGTGGGCGATGCAGACAGGCTGTCTTGCGAGTTCCCCGCAGCGCTGCGTGACGTGTCTTTGCGGGTTCTCAGTGCACAGGTATTGGGGTGTTACGGTAAACCGCACGAAGAGATTGCAGAATTGTCCTTAAACACATCCTACGTGTTTCTTGGATTAGTGCTGGGATTCGTTGGCATGGTCTTTCTATTTGTCGTCTACCTCAACAGAAAGGATATCAAGAAATGGATCACAGACCTACATGAAGCATGCCGGGATGTGCTGGAGGGGTATCATTACCGTTACGAAATTGACTCTGACCCACGGCTGGGGCATGTTTCAAACATTCAGCAGGGTCGGCCTCGAATGGACCCGCATTTAGGGCACATCCCTGCTGATGCTCGTATCACACAGATGCCATCGGATGTAACACTATAA
- the tmem222a gene encoding transmembrane protein 222a translates to MADVTEIDTMKHFHGGFEKIDKEMSRYPHCIVWTPIPVLTWFLPFIGHMGICTSTGVIRDFAGPYFVSEDNMAFGKPTKYWKLDKNKVYGGGANAWDVAVHEASEEYKTRMHNLCCDNCHSHVAMALNLMRYNNRSSWNMVNLCLLSFIHSKHVSFVGFLKTWLPFLMICGVIVTIALAVNLR, encoded by the exons ATGGCGGATGTTACCGAGATCGACACGATGAAGCACTTCCACGGAGGTTTCGAGAAAATAGACAAAGAAATGAGCCGTTATCCGCATTGCATCGTCTGGACACCCATTCCGGTTCTGAC ATGGTTTCTGCCATTCATTGGGCACATGGGTATATGCACATCCACCGGTGTGATCAGGGATTTTGCTGGCCCTTACTTCGTATCA GAGGACAACATGGCATTTGGGAAACCAACAAA ATACTGGAAGCTGGATAAGAATAAAGTGTATGGCGGTGGAGCAAACGCCTGGGATGTGGCTGTGCATGAGGCGTCTGAAGAATACAAAACTAGAATG CACAATCTGTGTTGTGATAACTGCCACTCTCATGTGGCCATGGCTCTGAACCTCATGCGCTACAACAACCGCTCCTCATGGAACATGGTCAATCTCTGCTTACTGTCCTTCATCCACAGCAAACATGTCAG CTTTGTGGGGTTCCTGAAGACCTGGCTGCCTTTCCTGATGATTTGTGGGGTCATAGTCACCATCGCCCTTGCTGTCAACTTGCGATGA